The Solanum pennellii chromosome 4, SPENNV200 genomic interval aaaatatgaaaaataggataggggttattgtgccctatatgcaaccaggggttattgtaccctgtgaaaacatgaaaaataggataaggattattgtgccctatatgctaccaagggttattgtgccctgtgaagacataaaaaatatgatagggttattgtgccctatatgcaaccaggggttattgtgccctgtgaagatatgaaaagtaaaataggggttattgtgccctatgaagacatgattatatatatatatatatatatatatataNNNNNNNNNNNNNNNNNNNNNNNNNNNNNNNNNNNNNNNNNNNNNNNNNNNNNNNNNNNNNNNNNNNNNNNNNNNNNNNNNNNNNNNNNNNNNNNNNNNNNNNNNNNNNNNNNNNNNNNNNNNNNNNNNNNNNNNNNNNNNNNNNNNNNNNNNNNNNNNNNNNNNNNNNNNNNNNNNNNNNNNNNNNNNNNNNNNNNNNNNNNNNNNNNNNNNNNNNNNNNNNNNNNNNNNNNNNNNNNNNNNNNNNNNNNNNNNNNNNNNNNNNNNNNNNNNNNNNNNNNNNNNNNNNNNNNNNNNNNNNNNNNNNNNNNNNNNNNNNNNNNNNNNNNNNNNNNNNNNNNNNNNNNNNNNNNNNNNNNNNNNNNNNNNNNNNNNNNNNNNNNNNNNNNNNNNNNNNNNNNNNNNNNNNNNNNNNNNNNNNNNNNNNNNNNNNNNNNNNNNNNNNNNNNNNNNNNNNNNNNNNNNNNNNNNNNNNNNNNNNNNNNNNNNNNNNNNNNNNNNNNNNNNNNNNNNNNNNNNNNNNNNNNNNNNNNNNNNNNNNNNNNNNNNNNNNNNNNNNNNNNNNNNNNNNNNNNNNNNNNNNNNNNNNNNNNNNNNNNNNNNNNNNNNNNNNNNNNNNNNNNNNNNNNNNNNNNNNNNNNNNNNNNNNNNNNNNNNNNNNNNNNNNNNNNNNNNNNNNNNNNNNNNNNNNNNNNNNNNNNNNNNNNNNNNNNNNNNNNNNNNNNNNNNNNNNNNNNNNNNNNNNNNNNNNNNNNNNNNNNNNNNNNNNNNNNNNNNNNNNNNNNNNNNNNNNNNNNNNNNNNNNNNNNNNNNNNNNNNNNNNNNNNNNNNNNNNNNNNNNNNNNNNNNNNNNNNNNNNNNNNNNNNNNNNNNNNNNNNNNNNNNNNNNNNNNNNNNNNNNNNNNNNNNNNNNNNNNNNNNNNNNNNNNNNNNNNNNNNNNNNNNNNNNNNNNNNNNNNNNNNNNNNNNNNNNNNgtatttatatatatatatatatagttcttcatttcacttatattattatcattattaatataattattcatcgttattttattttatttttatttgtacattgaacaaactaaaaataaaataaaattccccagtttcaattaaaaaaatcatttttattgttattattattttatcacccATATTATATGAAAAGTGAAGATTAAAGAACTTACCACCGCGGCGTTTGTCTCTCACAAACTATTTACATGATTCTGCCTTATTCCTGTTTTTAAGTCAAAGAAATGTATCGTTAATTTTCCTACATGGTGGTTGGTTCGTGACTTTGAGTATCTTGTAAAGCTTGACTTCTAGATCCGCCCCGCTTGGAAGATTCAACCCATTGATGATTGTGCGAATATCTTGTAGATGTTTTAAAAACAGTCCTTATCTTTCCTTGAAACACTTTTGATGGACATTCTAACTCAGTACCATTTTGTGCATGTTGTGTGGTTCATTTGTTCCCAAGAAACTCTTTTGTTTTATCTATTTTCACACTGTATcgatttatgatatttattttctcgATAGGTTCACAGCCCTAGCCAATATGGTGCATGTCCCCAACATTCAACTTGAAATACCGTAGTCAATTTTGCggatttaattttatattctcaCTTGACACGAGTTGATGgtgagaaagaaaaataaaaactcaaaGAAACACAAGCACAAATGACACTAATGAAAGGGTTATGATGGAAAAATTGTGTCTTTAGAAGTAGtagataaataagaaaatttttaaatgagtGAAAGGAGTATTATCTGAAAGTACATGACAACTTTGAAACATGACATGCAATTGGACCGAATGTTTGATCTTTTTCGAGTTGTTTGAACCTCAGGAAACAATGTTGCACCTTTCAGTCAAACCTTGACTTTTATCATGACTGCGCTCATGTCAAGACAAAATGTCATCATTTGATCAGTAGCgcctttcatgatttttcaccAATAAGACATTCTAATCTTTGTCACTCAACTAACCATCGTCTTATAGTGCCCGTAAGGGTTTTCACTCACAACactctcttcttcattttctccaTAGTTCGCCTACATAATGTCTCAACCTTTAGAGAACTGAAGAACGTGATTATCTTTTTATTGAGTGATTAGACCGAACCCTAATGAAGGGCTTCCTACGTATCCTTTTAGGAATCATGTCAAACGTAGTTCAATGAACTTTTCgtgtttttttattgtttttttcattttttttcttctttttttttaaattttcttattaaaaaaaaagcaccAGACCAGTGGTGTTTGAGATAAAAGAGGATACATTTTTGTCTTCTCATCATAAAAATGACAAGGAGTGTTAAATATACTATCTCTTGATCGAATCTGCATTGACAATCGTGTCAATTGCCTTTCCCTCCATATCTGCCAATTGCAAAGTTGCTTTGGATAACACTTGTTCAATAACATAAGGGACTTGCCAATTTGGAGCAAACTTTCCCTTGGTCTCGTCTTGGTGGGGGAGGATACGTTTCACAACAAGTTGACCCACTTCAAAATTTCTTGGGAGTACTATTTATTATATGCCCGATCCATCCTCTACTAATATAATTGACCAAAACAAATTGATGTCAATCGTTTTTCTTCTATCAGTGATAATTGTTCTAACCTCGATTTAACTCATTCTGTATCCTCGATTTCTGCTTCAACAATGGTTCGAAGAGAAGTGATTTCAACTTCTGCGGGTATGACAACCTTAGTTCCGTAATCCAATAAGTAAGGTGTTGCACCGACTAACGTACGAACAATCATGCGATATCCCATGAGAGCGAAGGGTAATTTCTCATGCCACTGTCTAGATCCTTGCACCATTTTCCTAAGaatcttcttgatgttcttattcGCAGCTTCAACAGCCCCATTTTCTTTGGGACGATAAGGGGTTGAATGACGATGAACAATTTTAAATTGCTCACAAACTTGCTTCATCAAGTGGCTGTTGAGATTCGTTGCATTGTCTGTAATAATGATTTTTGGTATGCCAGAACGACATATGATGTTGGAACGAACGAAGTCCACCACCGCTTTCTTGGTAACTGATTTGTACATGACAGCTTCTACCCATTTGGTAAACTAATCGATGTCAACTAAAATAAACCGATGACCGTTAGATGCTTTTGGCTCTATTGGCCCAATAACGTCTATTCTCCATGTAACAAAAGGCCATGGAGCAGACATAGGATGCAACACTAAAGGGGGTGAGTGAATCAAGTCGCTATGAATTTGGCACTAATGGCACTTGCGAACAAATTGGATGCAATCTCGCTCCGTGGTCAACCAATAGTATCCTGCCCGAATAATCTTTTTTGCTAGGACGTAACCATTCATGTGTGGGCCACATACCCCTGAGTGTACCTCATTCATAATTGTTTCTGCCTCTTGATTATTCACACATCGTAATAAATTCAAATCCGGATTCCTTTTATATAAGATATCGCCACTTAAGAGGAACCCATTGGCGAGTCGCCTCATAGTTCTTTTTTGATCTCTATCAGCATGCAGTGGATATTCTCTAGCTTTTATAAACTGTTTGATGTCGTGATACCAAGTCTCACCATCTGCCTCTACCGCAATCATATTGCAATAACCATGTTGATCCTTTACTTGGATTTCCAACGGGTCAATGTAGGTATTACCTGGGTATGGAAGTATCGATGCTATGGTGGCCAACGCATCAGCCAACTCATTCTGAAACCTTGgaatatatctaaatttaatgGACTTGAACTTTTTGATGAGATCTTCTAAAGATTGTTTGTACGGTATGAGCTTAATGTCTCGAGTTTCCCATTCGCCTCGAGCTTGTCGAATGAGCAAGTCGGAATCCCCCAAGACTAAGAGGTCATGTACATCCAGATTTATTGCCATATTCAAACCCATGATGCAAGCTTCGTACTCTCTTGTGTTTTTGGTAGAAAAGAATTGAGGTCATGTTGTAGCAGGATGATGACAACCGCTTGGTGAGATAAGAACTGCCTCAATTCCCACTCCATTTTTGTTGACAGCcccatcaaaatataatttcaatacaGGGTCATTATCAGGAATTTCTTGCTCGATAGAGTTTATCTCTTCATCAGGGAAGTATGTCTTTAAGGGTTCGTATTCATCATCAACCGAATTCTCTGCCAGATGATCGGCCAACGCTTGTGTTTTCATGGCGGTGCGAGTAACATACACAAAATCTAATTTGGCAAGCAAAATCTGCCATTTTTCCAACCTACCCGTCGGCAtggctttttgaaaaatatatttcagagGATCCATTCGAGATATGAGGTAAGTGGTGTATCACAATAAATAGTGCTTCAATTTTTGGGCGACCCAAGTTAAACACAACATGTTTTTTCTAATAGAGTGTACTTTGCCTCATAGGATGTGAACTTTTTGCTCAAGTAATAGATGGCATGTTGTCCTAGAACTTTTTCCCCGTGATGTCATGTTTTCCTAGAACGCAACCAAAGGAATTATCCATTACCCAGAGGTATAAAAACAAAGGCCTACCAGGCTCTAGGGGGGACCAGTACCGGAGGATTTGCTAAATATTCCTTAATTTTGTCAAAAGCCTTTTGACACTCTTTTGTCCATTTAATAGCAACATCCTTTTTCAATAACTTGAATATTGGCTCGCATGTAGTAGTGAGTTGAGCGATGAATCGGTTGATATAGTTTAACTTTCCCAGAAAACTCATGACTTCAGTTCTGGTTTTTGGTGGTGGAAATTCTCGAATGGACTTTATCTTGGAGGGGTCTAATTCAATGCCTCTTCGGCTAACTATAAAACGCAAAAGCTTGCCAGATAGAACTCCAAATGCACATTTAGCTGGATTTAGCTTGAGATTGTACTTTCTCAAcctttcaaaaaattttcttAGATCATGCACATGGTCAATTTGCGTTCTAGACTTAATGATGACATCATCGACATATACCTCAACTTCTTTATGCATCATGTCATGGAATATTGTAGTCATAGCTCTCATGTAGGTTGCCCCTGCATTTTTTAGACCAAATGGCACGACCCTATACAATATGTACCCCACGGGGTAGTGAAAGAAGTTTTTTCTGTATCTTTTTCATCCATGAGAATTTGGTGATTTCCGGCGTAGCAGTCCATGAATGATTGAATCTCGTGTTTAGCGCAATTGTCAACCAAGATATGAATGTTGGGTAGTGAAAAATTGTCTTTTGGACTGGGTTTGTTTAAATCTCGATAATCAACACAAACTCTAATCTTTCCATTTTTTTGGTACTGGAACAACATTAGACAACCAAGTAGTGTATTGGACGACCCTGATCAGTTTTGCATTCAATTGCTTCATGATTTCCTCTTTGATTTTATCACTCATATCTGTCTTAATTTTTCTCTGCTTTTGCTGGACAGGTGGAAAATCAGGATGTATGGGATGTTTTTGAACTACTAAATCAGTACTTTAGCCCAGCATGTCATTGTATGACCAAGCGAAGACATCTTTGTATTTAATTAAAACTTGAATTATGTCGTCTCGAATATTTCGATCGACATGAATGcttatctttatttctttcgCTTCTTCGGGAGTTCCCAAATTAAAAACCTATGTTTCACTTAAATTAGTTTTAGgcttattttcaaattgatccaaacctctttttatttattcatcagCTTCAGCTTCATCATATTCCTTAGACTTAGGATTCATTGTTATGAGATCAGACAACTTTTTAGGATCTAATTGAAAACTCCGCATGCATGTCATATTATTAAAGTTAACTTAACTGAAATGAAAATAAGATGGCAAATATTAGAAAGagtaggaaaaaaaaagatgactAGAACTTCATTGCATTGAATGGGAAAGGATAGAAGGGTTAACAATAAAGCGAAACAACAAGAATGTTTCAATTACAAACCTGAGAATaatccaagaaaataaaataaaaaacagcAAAACAAAATTACCATGACTCCTTTTTTGTAGGGAGAGGAGTGACTTTCCAGTTATTGAGTTGGACATTCGGGCCGATAAACTGCACATCCATATGACTAGTGCCCTCACCCCTCTGAGTCATGTTTACCTCATAAAACATTTCCTTGATACCTTGACACATTTCATCCACATCATTTTGGATTGGTAAGTCTGGACACGGTTCACCTTGAGATTTAATGAAAGATTGAGCAATATGGGAGATCGGGTTCGACAGATTCCAAGCATTTCTTTTACGATCTTTTGCCCATTTTCTATAAAATCTAGTTGGATTGAAACCCAAACCGAATATATATTGATTACCATTGGAATATAGGATTCACAATTCCTTGCAACGACAAACCTTACCCATTTTCGGGTTCATAGCCGTTTTGTACCATTTGAGCCACCACCATGACTGAAATAGAGGACAGACGAGGTTGGAGGATAGGATTTCCTTCTAAAAATGGATTAACCGTTGTTATCTCCAAAGCCTGATAGTTGAGGGATTCACAGCCTCTTTTAGCCTCAATGCATGGTATTGAAGGATCTCGGGTGATAGGGAAATAATCTTCACCATGGACAATGATTTCTTGTTTGTCATGTTCAAACTTGACCACTTGGTGTAGAGTAGATGGCACAACTCTAGCCATGTGGATCCATGGCCTACCCAAAAGCATATTGTAAGACGTGTCCATGTCTATAACTTGAAAAGTGATTCCAAACTTCGCTGATCCAATTGTAACAATTAAGTATATTTCACCAAGAGTATCCCGTTTTGCACCATCAAATGCCTGTACACAAACATTGTTAGTACGAATCCTATTAGTGTTGGTTCTCAAGCTTTGTAGAGTGGAAAGAGGGCATATGTCTACACCTGATCCTCCATCGACCATGACTCTCTTCAATAGTGTTCTTCACATTTCACGGCTAAATGTAGAGCCCTATTATGTCCAGATCCTTCCTAGGGCAATTCATCATCAGTGAAAGTGATTCTATTTAcctcaaaaattcaattaaccATCTTTTCAAAGTGACCTACTGTAATATTTTCTGATATATGTGCCTCATTCAAAATTCTGGTCAACACTTTACGATCTTATTTAGAATGTATGAGTAATGACAATAAAGAGATTTGAGCAGGCATTTTCCTCAACTGATCTATAACAGAGTACTCTTGAGCTTTCATCTTTTTCAGAAACTCTTCAACATCTTCATGAGTGACTGGTTTTTTCATCGGCAActgattttctttgatttgtttgtCCCTCTTTACTTCTTCCGGATCATAACATCTTCCAGAACGAGTTAAGCCTcttgtttcatatttttctttgtcaATCTCCTTTCCCTTGTGAGTAACGACGACTTTGTTGTAGTTCAACGGAACGGCCTTGGTGTTTGTGATCGGAAGTTGTGCTGTAATTTGTATTACAACTGGCTCTTTCAtactttcttgattttgatcaaaaattaaaaatttaccaGGAATGTAGCATTTTGGTCCATTCAACGGTACGTCtccttttttttatagatttaggGACATACAACACTAGCTTCCTCGAGTTCCCAAAATTCAAACGCGCACCTTTAACAATTATCGGCGCCCTTTGTATGGGTTCTAAAACCATACTAGACTCTTCTTTTGAAACCCTTGCTTTCCACTTTTGTTCTACTTGTTTGCTCATATACTTCAAAAATGCCAACCATCCCCACAGCACGCTCATTATTATGAGCAGGGATTGGGTTATTGGTGACATTCGGTGCTTCCTCATTGCGTACCTCGATTACCTTATCCTCGATTAACTTCTTAATGACACTTTTTAGGGTCCAACAATTCTCTGTGCTATGACCTGGAGCGTTGGCGTAATACTCGCGAGTTATTTTGTGTCCAGTGTGAACTGGTGGAGGAGCCGTATAAGATGTGGTTGATGGTGCTGGTAGAGATGTCAACTCGGCGCCTCCGAACCGTTGTAGAAGTGAGGGGTTCTTTTTTGGTGGGTCTTGCCCGCCTATCAATGGACCCTCGGAGAGTCCCTAGTAGGAGGCATAAAACTCCCAAACAATATTCTCATTATATCTATCCAAGTCCCGAGACATCTATTTACATTTATGGAAATTGAATAATATATGCACCCCGAGGACTGTTGGCAAACTTTCTGTGAGGAAGCGGCGCTCCTCAGTAACCAACCGAGTCATCACCCCCTTTTTATTCAACAGCCTCGCATCCCTGTACACCTACCACTGCCCCTCCTGGTACCATCATTTTGG includes:
- the LOC107016538 gene encoding uncharacterized protein LOC107016538 encodes the protein MGLNMAINLDVHDLLVLGDSDLLIRQARGEWETRDIKLIPYKQSLEDLIKKFKSIKFRYIPRFQNELADALATIASILPYPGNTYIDPLEIQVKDQHGYCNMIAVEADGETWYHDIKQFIKAREYPLHADRDQKRTMRRLANGFLLSGDILYKRNPDLNLLRCVNNQEAETIMNEVHSGVCGPHMNGYVLAKKIIRAGYYWLTTERDCIQFVRKCH
- the LOC107016536 gene encoding uncharacterized protein K02A2.6-like, producing MYKSVTKKAVVDFVRSNIICRSGIPKIIITDNATNLNSHLMKQVCEQFKIVHRHSTPYRPKENGAVEAANKNIKKILRKMVQGSRQWHEKLPFALMGYRMIVRTLVGATPYLLDYGTKVVIPAEVEITSLRTIVEAEIEDTE